The following coding sequences are from one Desulfosporosinus orientis DSM 765 window:
- a CDS encoding ABC transporter permease, with product MVMLRRKTWRDIKENIGVYLACVIVIALGLLIYTSMSIAVESMDKAQQDFYSETNFADGFISVNGYPETMVRSLTGIPGIDEALGRIVKEVRLIDQKKDSNRYLKLVTLSNSDAPKINQISLLEGQLPQDNKPEIVVDPKFLAANHLSIGNSVDVSLDGNEVSFTITGTAQSPEFIYIMRNAQDLYPSPEEFGIAYVPLNTLKALVKEKGQVNDIVITLKPGASFDSIKESLQAELKPYGVRSIIPRKDQTSNTILTNEIKQIRNMTKTLPVVFLGVAAIILYTMLRRLIEQQRVIIGTLKAFGFTDREIVFHYLTYPILIGTTGGLLGGLLGIALSFPLTTMYREFFALPGLQSHFSLKYLFLSLAMALIFSVLSGIKGSMDILRLEPAQAMRPPAPGTAHKTLLEKVTWFWQILSSQAQMGIRDVFRTPVRSLFNVIGISVVFSLMTVSWSMQNMTDLLTVVQLEKVQTYDVKLQLAQPSSAQAVKFSVAHESGVSKVEPLLEVPATLKSGWLKKEVSLMGLSQDSTLYNILDKNNHRVEVPDHGVLLSEHLAKSLNVKVGDVIYAESPFRRETLSHKGENLVVQGIVPQYVGLNAFMKDTELQRFLRQGDISTSMLIKMDPAEVASMKQKYQNASNVSSIESVKDTGAKIKKMMDSFGFTVWVLAILGGICGFALIYNASIISLSERKRELASLRVLGMTPREVLRVITSEQWTIFVLGIILGIPLAYGLSISMAQSMSTDMYSLPADLPPMALLGAAAGTALSVLLAQGRAYFKIKSLPYVDILATRD from the coding sequence ATGGTAATGCTTAGACGAAAGACATGGAGAGATATTAAAGAAAATATTGGTGTTTATCTCGCTTGTGTAATTGTCATAGCTTTGGGGCTGCTTATCTATACGTCGATGTCCATTGCTGTGGAAAGTATGGATAAAGCTCAGCAGGACTTTTATTCCGAAACTAATTTTGCCGATGGATTTATCAGCGTCAACGGCTACCCGGAAACCATGGTTAGGTCTTTGACGGGCATACCGGGTATTGATGAAGCCCTGGGGCGGATTGTCAAAGAGGTACGTCTAATAGATCAAAAGAAAGACTCTAATCGATATTTAAAATTAGTGACCCTTAGTAATAGCGATGCACCTAAGATTAACCAGATCTCTCTTCTTGAAGGCCAGCTTCCCCAAGATAATAAGCCTGAGATTGTCGTGGACCCAAAATTCTTAGCGGCAAATCATTTGTCCATTGGAAATTCAGTTGATGTAAGCTTAGATGGCAATGAGGTCTCATTTACTATCACCGGAACGGCTCAAAGCCCGGAATTTATTTATATTATGAGAAATGCCCAAGATCTTTACCCTTCACCGGAGGAGTTCGGCATAGCTTATGTACCACTAAATACTCTTAAAGCCCTAGTGAAGGAAAAAGGACAAGTCAATGATATCGTGATTACTCTGAAACCCGGCGCAAGCTTTGATTCAATCAAGGAAAGTCTCCAGGCAGAGTTAAAACCTTATGGGGTTCGCAGCATCATACCTCGCAAAGACCAAACCAGTAACACTATTCTAACCAATGAAATTAAACAGATTCGCAACATGACCAAAACTCTCCCGGTTGTTTTTTTAGGTGTTGCCGCTATCATTTTGTATACCATGCTGCGGCGTCTTATTGAACAGCAAAGAGTCATTATCGGGACTCTTAAAGCTTTTGGCTTTACGGACCGGGAAATCGTTTTTCACTATCTGACCTATCCGATTCTGATTGGAACAACCGGAGGCTTGCTGGGTGGATTATTGGGAATAGCCCTTTCCTTTCCTCTGACGACCATGTATCGTGAGTTTTTTGCCTTGCCAGGTCTGCAAAGCCATTTTTCACTGAAATATCTTTTTCTGAGTTTGGCTATGGCTTTAATTTTCAGTGTGCTCAGCGGTATAAAAGGGAGTATGGATATTTTACGCTTGGAGCCTGCCCAGGCCATGAGGCCGCCGGCGCCGGGAACCGCCCATAAAACCTTGCTGGAAAAAGTAACTTGGTTTTGGCAAATTCTTTCCTCGCAGGCCCAGATGGGCATTAGAGATGTCTTCAGAACACCTGTCAGAAGCCTTTTTAACGTGATAGGGATTTCCGTAGTCTTCAGCTTAATGACAGTATCCTGGTCCATGCAGAATATGACCGACCTTCTGACTGTGGTCCAATTAGAGAAAGTTCAGACCTACGATGTCAAACTGCAGCTGGCTCAGCCATCGTCTGCACAGGCGGTCAAATTTTCAGTTGCCCATGAATCAGGGGTGTCTAAAGTCGAGCCGTTATTGGAGGTTCCTGCTACCTTAAAAAGTGGCTGGCTGAAAAAAGAAGTATCCTTAATGGGCCTTTCTCAGGATTCAACACTCTATAACATTCTGGATAAAAATAACCATCGGGTAGAGGTTCCCGACCATGGAGTTTTGTTATCGGAACATCTGGCTAAATCATTAAATGTCAAAGTGGGAGATGTCATCTATGCAGAAAGTCCCTTTCGAAGAGAAACCTTAAGTCATAAAGGCGAGAATTTAGTCGTCCAAGGCATCGTTCCTCAATATGTTGGCCTTAATGCTTTTATGAAAGATACGGAATTACAGCGATTTTTGAGACAAGGAGACATCAGTACATCCATGCTCATCAAAATGGATCCTGCTGAAGTTGCTTCGATGAAACAAAAATATCAAAATGCCAGTAATGTTTCTTCTATTGAATCGGTAAAGGATACCGGTGCAAAAATTAAAAAAATGATGGATTCCTTTGGTTTTACGGTTTGGGTACTGGCCATACTAGGCGGTATTTGTGGATTTGCCTTGATCTATAATGCCAGTATAATTTCTCTCTCCGAAAGGAAACGAGAATTGGCATCGCTGCGTGTCTTAGGAATGACTCCAAGAGAGGTTCTGCGGGTGATTACTTCAGAGCAATGGACAATCTTTGTCTTGGGAATTATCCTCGGTATTCCCCTGGCCTATGGGCTGAGCATCAGTATGGCACAATCTATGAGCACTGATATGTATTCTCTCCCGGCGGACCTTCCGCCTATGGCTTTGCTGGGGGCGGCTGCCGGAACTGCCTTATCGGTATTGTTGGCCCAAGGCAGAGCTTATTTCAAAATAAAATCACTGCCTTATGTGGATATTCTGGCAACACGAGATTGA
- a CDS encoding ABC transporter ATP-binding protein, with translation MEVLMEGKDLRKRYRTGEVEIEVLKGINFQIYFGEFIVVLGQSGSGKTTLLNIIGGMTEASAGELYYKGQPLHKISDQKLTLYRRNEVGFVFQNYNLMPNLTTYENVRLAVEIAQNPLSVSEILREVGLENWSDHFPSQLSGGQQQRVAIARAIVKNPELLLCDEPTGALDIQTGIQVLKALQKLNRDYHKTVIIITHNVEIAKMANRVFYLKDGLLDNVKVVEKPLCPEEISW, from the coding sequence ATGGAAGTTCTTATGGAAGGAAAGGATCTCCGCAAACGTTATCGTACCGGTGAAGTAGAAATCGAAGTTTTAAAAGGGATTAACTTTCAGATCTATTTCGGTGAATTCATCGTGGTCTTAGGACAAAGTGGCTCGGGGAAGACTACTTTGCTGAATATTATTGGCGGTATGACAGAAGCATCCGCTGGTGAGCTCTATTACAAAGGTCAGCCCCTGCATAAGATCAGTGATCAAAAACTTACTCTATATCGGCGCAATGAAGTCGGTTTTGTTTTTCAAAACTACAACTTAATGCCAAATCTCACAACCTATGAAAACGTCAGGCTTGCTGTAGAAATTGCGCAAAATCCTCTTTCGGTTTCGGAGATATTACGTGAAGTAGGTCTGGAAAATTGGTCCGATCATTTTCCATCGCAGCTCTCGGGGGGACAGCAGCAGAGGGTCGCTATAGCTCGGGCCATTGTAAAAAACCCTGAACTTCTTCTTTGCGATGAACCCACAGGTGCTTTAGATATTCAAACCGGTATACAAGTTCTCAAAGCGTTGCAGAAGTTAAATCGTGACTATCACAAAACTGTCATCATCATCACGCATAACGTTGAAATCGCTAAAATGGCCAATAGGGTATTTTATTTGAAAGACGGCTTGCTGGACAATGTTAAAGTCGTAGAAAAACCGTTGTGCCCAGAGGAGATATCATGGTAA
- a CDS encoding TetR/AcrR family transcriptional regulator, giving the protein MYSNFENLNQEKKEKILRACIQEFSEKGYDKASTNSIIREAGISKGILFHYFKSKQGLFFYIIDYCIQKMIEEYQKYPLTETKDIFRRFSELGVIKLKIAQDYPQIVRLFMEALSSSPSDMRSEIEKKYLQISKEFMPSFFADIDCTKFRKGVEPGKAVKTIMLFLGALGEDYLKNYKGKEKEILQDYDKILTDYMDYMEILKYGMYDREIEE; this is encoded by the coding sequence TTGTACAGTAATTTTGAAAACTTAAACCAAGAAAAGAAAGAAAAGATCTTGAGAGCCTGTATTCAAGAGTTTTCCGAAAAGGGTTATGATAAAGCGTCCACAAACTCAATTATTCGAGAAGCCGGTATATCAAAGGGTATCTTGTTTCATTATTTTAAGAGTAAGCAAGGGCTGTTTTTTTACATAATCGATTACTGCATACAAAAAATGATTGAGGAGTATCAGAAGTATCCTTTAACAGAAACAAAGGATATCTTTCGCAGATTTAGCGAGCTGGGAGTCATTAAACTCAAGATCGCTCAGGATTATCCCCAAATCGTCAGGTTGTTTATGGAGGCTCTTTCCAGTTCCCCTTCGGATATGCGATCTGAGATTGAAAAAAAATATCTGCAAATTTCCAAGGAGTTTATGCCAAGCTTCTTTGCAGACATTGATTGTACAAAGTTCCGGAAAGGAGTAGAACCTGGGAAAGCTGTCAAGACAATCATGCTCTTTCTAGGGGCGCTGGGAGAGGATTATCTGAAAAACTATAAAGGAAAAGAAAAGGAGATTCTTCAAGATTACGACAAAATATTGACTGACTATATGGACTATATGGAAATTCTGAAGTATGGGATGTATGACCGGGAAATTGAAGAATGA
- a CDS encoding YeiH family protein: protein MWLQAKESITFQNVLVIDEERRNSFVLGVLFTLCIAGAGTLLGEMPGFNRIGAMLSAILIAVLYRNVIGYPESIRTGIQFSARFLMRFAIVLYGFKLNIDLVIHKGGMLLVYDLMTIVIAITTTMCLAKLFKADLDLSLLLGIGTGVCGAAAIAAVSPILKANDEDTAIGAGIIALIGTIFTLTYTFLMPMLPISSVTYGVWSGVSLHEIAHVAAAAMPAGPDVLAMGLLAKLGRVFLLIPLSFILSLWMKRKEGNSQSQSAPFPWFLVGFIITSFLGTYLPIPEAVLKDISSASSFLLGAAMVGLGLNVHLSSLRTRAMRPLAAMVIASVLVSTVSFLALMLIGL from the coding sequence ATGTGGTTACAAGCAAAAGAAAGCATTACTTTTCAAAACGTTTTAGTCATAGATGAGGAAAGACGGAACAGTTTTGTATTGGGGGTTTTGTTTACCCTATGCATTGCCGGCGCCGGGACCTTGTTAGGTGAGATGCCGGGCTTTAATCGAATCGGAGCCATGTTAAGTGCTATCCTAATTGCCGTGCTTTATCGAAATGTTATAGGTTATCCGGAAAGCATTCGTACAGGGATTCAGTTTTCGGCACGATTCCTAATGCGTTTTGCCATTGTGCTTTATGGGTTTAAGCTCAACATTGACTTGGTTATCCATAAAGGCGGCATGCTTCTTGTCTATGACTTAATGACGATTGTCATAGCAATTACCACAACCATGTGTTTGGCGAAGTTGTTCAAAGCGGACCTGGATCTCTCCTTACTGTTGGGAATAGGAACTGGTGTATGCGGAGCTGCTGCCATTGCCGCCGTATCCCCCATTCTAAAGGCCAATGATGAAGATACGGCTATTGGAGCAGGCATTATAGCCTTAATTGGAACAATCTTTACATTAACCTACACCTTTTTAATGCCGATGCTGCCCATTAGCTCAGTCACCTATGGGGTCTGGAGCGGAGTAAGCTTGCATGAAATTGCGCATGTAGCAGCCGCTGCTATGCCTGCCGGTCCTGATGTTTTAGCCATGGGATTATTGGCCAAACTCGGCAGGGTGTTTCTGCTCATTCCCTTGAGTTTCATACTTTCCCTTTGGATGAAGCGCAAAGAAGGAAATTCCCAGAGCCAGAGTGCACCCTTCCCCTGGTTTTTAGTGGGATTTATCATTACCAGCTTTTTAGGTACTTATCTGCCGATTCCTGAAGCTGTTCTGAAGGACATCTCCTCGGCATCCTCATTCTTGTTGGGTGCAGCGATGGTGGGCTTAGGATTAAATGTTCATCTGTCAAGTTTACGGACCCGGGCGATGCGCCCTCTTGCGGCAATGGTCATAGCATCAGTACTTGTATCCACCGTGTCTTTCCTCGCCTTAATGTTGATAGGGTTGTAG
- a CDS encoding LysR family transcriptional regulator translates to MIVDPLKTFVTVAEQKNFSRAAEELFLSQPSVSLQIRNLENELGAKLINRSPKHLELTQSGEILYGLAKQILSLYDKAKQEINQLTNTVTGSLKVGASYTIGEYILPFALTEFAAQYPNVDIDASIANTVEITQAVRSNHLDLALIEGEVHHSDLEIQSLMDDEIILVVPNQHPLARLPIVTAEQLQDQVWILRESGSGTRAFSDKLIRDWNIHVKKSHIFGSSQAVKQAVMAGLGIALVSSWIVRKELTANELTAIRIKGKRLIRSFSIIRPRNHEMSMAMSVFLENLRSHDLLTGLIDSNPSVIG, encoded by the coding sequence ATGATTGTCGATCCTTTAAAAACATTCGTAACTGTCGCTGAACAAAAGAATTTTTCACGAGCTGCAGAAGAGCTTTTCTTATCCCAGCCCAGTGTCAGTTTACAAATACGCAATTTAGAAAATGAACTCGGCGCAAAACTCATTAACCGTTCACCAAAACATTTGGAACTTACTCAATCAGGAGAAATTCTCTATGGTTTAGCTAAGCAGATTTTGTCGCTGTATGATAAAGCAAAGCAAGAAATCAACCAGTTAACCAATACTGTCACGGGGTCTCTCAAAGTAGGAGCAAGCTACACCATTGGAGAATACATTTTACCTTTTGCTTTGACAGAATTTGCCGCTCAATACCCTAATGTAGATATTGATGCCTCTATCGCCAATACGGTAGAAATCACCCAAGCCGTTCGCTCCAATCATCTCGACTTGGCCCTTATCGAAGGGGAGGTCCATCATTCCGATTTAGAAATTCAGAGTTTAATGGACGACGAAATCATTCTTGTTGTTCCTAATCAACACCCTCTGGCCAGGCTTCCCATTGTCACTGCGGAACAACTCCAAGATCAAGTATGGATCCTTAGAGAAAGCGGCTCCGGAACTCGTGCCTTTAGCGACAAGCTGATAAGAGATTGGAATATCCACGTTAAAAAATCCCACATTTTTGGCAGCAGTCAGGCCGTGAAGCAAGCGGTCATGGCTGGCCTGGGAATAGCTCTTGTCTCAAGCTGGATTGTGCGCAAAGAACTAACGGCCAACGAATTGACGGCCATCCGCATTAAAGGTAAACGTTTAATTCGTTCTTTTTCAATCATTAGGCCCAGAAATCATGAAATGTCCATGGCGATGAGCGTATTTTTAGAGAATCTTCGCTCACATGACCTCCTAACCGGGCTTATTGACAGTAACCCTTCTGTAATCGGCTGA
- a CDS encoding MBL fold metallo-hydrolase: protein MIYQPLGIYKVTFPLPFRLNHVNCYAVKGTPGWWLIDAGLQREATIAGWKQFFEEQAIKPSDIKGIYLTHFHPDHYGCSGWLQKYTGAPVYIGEIDAERVRHYWKSDHYILDDLNTLFKENGMPEDILNETISSVNNLIRYTAPHAELTTLKPGQMVMIGDFKYQVILTPGHTDGHICFYNLEEGVLLSGDHLLPEISSNISLWPQTGADPDPLANFLRAIDGIRSLSCKLVLPAHGNPFSAVEERICQLEAHHKARLQEIKNYAGSGSTAYQVCKQVFRQDLSFHELRFAMAETLAHLVYLIYKGELEKFSIEGIDYFKIR, encoded by the coding sequence ATGATCTATCAACCTCTAGGTATTTATAAAGTGACATTCCCATTACCTTTTCGCTTGAATCATGTCAACTGTTACGCCGTCAAAGGAACTCCTGGTTGGTGGCTCATTGATGCAGGACTGCAAAGAGAGGCAACAATCGCAGGATGGAAGCAATTTTTTGAAGAACAGGCCATAAAACCTTCAGATATTAAAGGTATTTATCTAACTCATTTTCATCCGGACCATTACGGATGTTCAGGATGGCTTCAGAAATATACGGGGGCGCCGGTTTACATCGGAGAAATTGATGCCGAAAGAGTAAGGCATTATTGGAAAAGTGATCATTACATTTTGGATGATTTGAACACGTTGTTTAAAGAGAATGGTATGCCGGAGGATATTCTCAATGAAACCATCAGCTCAGTTAATAACTTGATTCGTTATACAGCTCCTCATGCAGAATTGACCACTTTAAAGCCGGGTCAGATGGTCATGATCGGAGATTTTAAATACCAGGTAATTTTGACACCGGGGCACACAGACGGACATATCTGTTTTTATAACCTTGAAGAAGGAGTGCTGTTATCAGGGGATCATTTGCTGCCTGAGATTTCATCCAATATCAGTTTGTGGCCTCAAACGGGTGCTGACCCTGACCCATTGGCTAATTTTCTTAGGGCCATTGATGGTATCCGCAGTTTGAGCTGCAAATTAGTTTTACCAGCTCATGGCAACCCTTTTTCCGCTGTTGAAGAACGAATATGTCAACTAGAGGCTCATCACAAAGCCCGTCTGCAAGAGATCAAGAATTATGCCGGAAGTGGGTCGACAGCCTATCAAGTGTGCAAACAAGTATTTAGACAGGACCTTAGCTTCCACGAGCTGCGTTTCGCCATGGCTGAAACTTTAGCTCACCTTGTCTATCTGATCTATAAAGGCGAACTAGAGAAATTTTCTATAGAGGGAATTGATTATTTTAAAATAAGATAA
- a CDS encoding PLP-dependent aminotransferase family protein, with protein sequence MQYAYAERVQNMENSAIRELLKVAEQPHIISFAGGLPAPELFPLTELKESYQKVLGAGDPSVLQYGSTEGYLPLRAEISALMKEKGISSNPENILLTNGSQQGLDLIAKLFINPGDIVLLQNPSYLGAIQSFQSYQANFITIPTNSAGIDYTALELLIKVKRPKLFYLTPTFQNPTGSTLTVEERKTLLNIARQYHLLIIEDDPYSELCYDNTTVSPIRAFSDENEVIYLGTFSKTLAPGLRLGWIAAEKNIISKLTIAKQGTDLHTSTLLQRTTHYYLTHFKPAEHILSIRQVYKDRRDIMLKALEDHLTHQALWTEPRGGMFIWLTLPEVYDTLQLLPSALAGNVAYVPGANFYVNQKSSNSMRLNFSNPSPTQIEQGIKLLADIIKQSNK encoded by the coding sequence ATGCAATATGCATATGCCGAGAGGGTTCAAAACATGGAGAATTCTGCGATTCGCGAGCTCCTAAAAGTTGCCGAACAGCCTCACATTATTTCTTTCGCAGGCGGTCTTCCTGCCCCTGAATTGTTTCCTCTCACCGAACTCAAAGAATCCTATCAAAAGGTCTTAGGGGCAGGGGATCCTTCTGTCCTCCAATACGGCTCAACGGAAGGGTATTTGCCCTTACGTGCAGAAATATCCGCTCTAATGAAAGAAAAAGGGATTAGCTCAAATCCCGAAAATATTCTGCTGACCAACGGTTCACAACAAGGACTTGATCTGATTGCCAAGCTGTTTATTAATCCCGGCGACATCGTGCTTCTGCAGAATCCAAGTTATCTTGGAGCCATCCAATCATTCCAGAGCTACCAGGCCAATTTCATAACCATTCCGACAAACTCAGCAGGAATTGACTATACCGCTCTCGAACTATTGATAAAAGTCAAACGCCCAAAACTCTTTTATTTAACCCCAACCTTCCAAAATCCCACCGGCTCCACTTTAACTGTAGAAGAGCGAAAAACCTTGCTCAACATTGCCCGTCAATACCACCTCCTCATAATTGAGGATGACCCTTACAGTGAGCTCTGCTATGACAACACTACTGTATCTCCTATCCGGGCTTTTTCTGACGAAAACGAGGTAATCTACCTAGGCACCTTTTCTAAAACCTTGGCTCCAGGCCTCCGCCTGGGGTGGATCGCAGCGGAAAAAAACATCATATCCAAACTCACCATTGCTAAACAAGGCACGGATTTGCACACCAGCACACTTTTACAAAGGACTACTCACTACTACCTGACACATTTTAAGCCCGCGGAACACATCCTCAGCATTCGCCAGGTCTACAAAGATCGCAGAGATATTATGCTAAAAGCTCTTGAAGACCACTTAACCCATCAGGCGCTCTGGACTGAGCCCAGGGGAGGGATGTTTATTTGGCTGACCTTACCCGAAGTTTATGATACTCTGCAGCTTTTGCCCAGCGCTTTGGCGGGTAATGTAGCTTATGTACCGGGAGCCAATTTTTATGTCAACCAAAAGAGCTCCAACAGCATGAGACTGAACTTTTCCAACCCAAGTCCAACCCAGATAGAGCAAGGGATCAAACTCTTGGCAGATATAATCAAGCAATCCAATAAGTAA
- a CDS encoding PLP-dependent aminotransferase family protein, giving the protein MKLKLDRSLKTPLYLQIRDQIGQLILSQQLSPGYRLPPERKLAAQLGVNRTTIVNAYHELAADGLIQSHVGRGSMVCIHPTMNQDRIPIQPVSWQNYYSSQAERMHNPVLASILDEISEEDQISFALGAPAGEYYPLKELNEICKAMMHAGNWQAFAYGPTIGHLPLREYLADWLRLRGIKTQAQNILITSGSQQGLDLLTKIFLEPGDFIVMEEPSFLGAIGVFKTAGAHILTIPLDEEGIRTDILEQILSRRRPKFIYTLPTFQNPTGTTMSLARRHELLKLAYQFHVPIIEDDPYSELYYEQGPFPSLKSLDEHEHVIYLGTFSKMLLPGLRLGWCVAPTTVLEQLSLAKQHVDLHTSTTTQWIMTDFCNQGMLDQHLSLVRNQYKRQRDIMADTLTEFSPPGLSWVLPSGGYYLWCELPPGINATSLLRKAAEKKVSFVPGNAFHIHSGGKNLIRLCFCHHTEATIREGIYRLCTAISELLNQPSQGRPAHRHHYRETLV; this is encoded by the coding sequence ATGAAACTAAAGTTAGACCGTTCCCTCAAGACACCTCTTTATTTACAAATCCGAGACCAGATTGGTCAATTAATTTTATCGCAGCAGCTTTCTCCCGGTTACCGCCTCCCCCCTGAACGGAAGTTGGCTGCCCAACTAGGGGTTAATCGAACAACTATTGTTAACGCTTATCACGAACTGGCAGCGGATGGATTAATTCAATCCCATGTAGGCAGAGGAAGTATGGTTTGTATCCATCCAACCATGAACCAAGACCGAATTCCCATTCAGCCTGTATCGTGGCAAAATTATTATTCAAGTCAAGCTGAGCGTATGCATAATCCGGTACTGGCTTCCATATTGGATGAAATCAGTGAAGAGGATCAAATTTCCTTTGCCTTGGGAGCCCCGGCAGGTGAGTATTATCCACTGAAAGAGCTTAATGAAATTTGCAAAGCGATGATGCATGCCGGCAATTGGCAAGCTTTTGCCTACGGACCTACCATTGGACATCTGCCTTTACGGGAGTATTTAGCGGATTGGCTAAGACTACGGGGTATTAAGACACAAGCCCAAAATATTCTAATAACGTCGGGTTCGCAACAAGGACTTGATTTGTTGACAAAAATATTCTTAGAACCCGGTGATTTTATCGTCATGGAAGAGCCTTCCTTTTTAGGAGCTATCGGGGTTTTTAAAACCGCAGGTGCTCACATTTTAACTATTCCCTTAGATGAAGAAGGCATAAGAACCGATATCTTAGAACAAATCCTCTCCAGACGCCGGCCTAAGTTTATTTACACCCTCCCCACATTCCAGAACCCAACCGGAACCACCATGAGTCTTGCGCGGCGGCATGAACTTCTTAAGTTAGCCTATCAATTTCACGTACCCATTATCGAGGATGATCCCTACAGTGAACTTTATTATGAACAAGGGCCCTTTCCTTCTCTAAAATCCTTAGATGAACATGAGCACGTCATCTACCTGGGGACCTTCTCGAAAATGCTCTTGCCAGGACTTCGTTTGGGATGGTGCGTGGCCCCAACCACAGTTTTAGAGCAATTGTCCCTCGCCAAACAACACGTTGACCTTCATACCAGTACGACCACTCAATGGATCATGACTGATTTTTGCAATCAAGGAATGCTTGATCAACACCTTTCTCTTGTCAGAAACCAATATAAGCGACAACGAGATATCATGGCGGACACCTTAACAGAATTTTCTCCTCCAGGATTATCCTGGGTGCTGCCCTCAGGCGGGTATTATTTATGGTGTGAATTGCCGCCTGGAATCAATGCTACCTCTTTGCTCAGAAAAGCAGCTGAAAAAAAAGTCAGCTTTGTCCCCGGAAATGCTTTTCATATCCACTCAGGAGGCAAAAACCTGATCAGGCTTTGCTTCTGCCATCATACGGAAGCAACCATACGTGAAGGGATCTATCGTCTCTGTACAGCCATTTCAGAGCTCCTCAATCAACCCTCTCAGGGAAGACCGGCTCATCGCCATCACTATAGAGAAACTTTAGTTTAA
- a CDS encoding response regulator transcription factor, whose protein sequence is MKRILIIEDDQNIAELERDYLQLNGYETEIAQDGAQGMKLALTGRFHVVIVDLMLPGKDGYQITKEIRAKFEIPVLIVSAKSEDIDKIRGLGFGADDYLTKPFSPAELVARVKSHISRYERLKGKTTATEIIHCRGLEIDTAAHKVFVNGKEVQMTAREYSLLVFFASNPNIVFSKEHIFETIWGNDYFGDSATVPVHIQKIRKKIERDPSNPEFIETLWGTGYRFNP, encoded by the coding sequence ATGAAACGCATCTTAATTATTGAGGACGATCAAAATATTGCTGAGCTGGAACGGGATTATCTTCAGTTAAACGGATATGAAACAGAAATTGCTCAAGATGGAGCCCAGGGTATGAAATTAGCCTTAACCGGTCGTTTTCATGTGGTTATTGTGGATCTGATGCTGCCAGGCAAAGATGGGTATCAAATTACCAAAGAAATTCGTGCTAAATTTGAGATCCCTGTGCTTATCGTGTCTGCAAAAAGTGAGGATATTGATAAAATTAGGGGTTTGGGCTTTGGAGCCGATGATTATTTGACTAAGCCCTTCAGTCCGGCGGAGTTGGTAGCCAGGGTCAAATCCCATATCTCCAGGTATGAACGCCTCAAGGGCAAAACTACAGCCACTGAAATAATCCATTGCCGAGGTTTGGAGATTGATACAGCAGCGCATAAAGTCTTTGTTAATGGGAAAGAGGTGCAAATGACAGCTAGGGAATACAGCCTGCTCGTCTTTTTTGCCTCAAACCCCAACATCGTGTTTAGTAAAGAACATATTTTTGAAACCATATGGGGAAATGATTATTTTGGTGATAGTGCCACAGTACCAGTTCATATCCAAAAGATACGAAAAAAGATTGAACGAGATCCCTCGAATCCGGAGTTTATTGAAACCTTATGGGGGACGGGATATCGATTTAACCCATAG